One genomic segment of Oscillatoria salina IIICB1 includes these proteins:
- a CDS encoding peptidoglycan-binding domain-containing protein, with protein sequence METLAYLHLALVYETETKSLPNSVVNTYSLEKSFQEIIDSRIFCQGKIYLLSLIVALGILGTASEALALLRQGNRGPEVTAVQVRLQELGYFKARATGYFGEITKDAVIRFQKDRGLTPDGIVGPQTELALGSATTQAVAPSPPNAVQIIKIGDRGAQIQTLQTRLAQAGFYNGEINGVFDAQTDAAVRRFQQAKGLTVDGLVGPLTIGALPPLAVGGGNERPSQPSQPSQPSQLSLLRAGTQGTMVAEVQRNLQSLGYFRGQISGNFDIDTEEAVTRFQQDRGLRPDGVVGNNTFQALRNPFPQTKVQELQTRLKTAGFYQGQIDGLWGPQTQQAIEKAQKAYGISSQDLVNGNY encoded by the coding sequence ATGGAAACTCTTGCTTATCTTCATCTTGCTTTAGTTTACGAAACAGAAACCAAAAGCCTTCCAAATAGCGTAGTTAATACCTACTCGCTAGAAAAATCTTTTCAGGAAATCATTGACTCAAGAATCTTTTGTCAAGGTAAAATATATTTGCTATCCTTGATTGTAGCTTTGGGAATCTTAGGAACAGCAAGCGAGGCGCTAGCACTACTCAGACAAGGGAATCGCGGACCAGAAGTTACGGCAGTGCAAGTACGCTTACAAGAGTTAGGTTATTTCAAAGCTCGCGCTACGGGTTATTTTGGCGAAATCACCAAAGATGCAGTGATTCGCTTTCAAAAAGATCGGGGATTAACACCCGATGGTATTGTCGGACCGCAAACCGAACTTGCTCTCGGTAGTGCGACAACTCAAGCAGTCGCACCTAGTCCTCCTAATGCAGTACAAATTATCAAAATAGGCGATCGCGGCGCACAAATCCAAACTCTCCAAACAAGATTAGCTCAAGCAGGATTTTACAATGGAGAGATTAACGGTGTTTTCGATGCTCAAACTGACGCTGCGGTGCGCCGTTTTCAGCAAGCAAAAGGATTAACCGTTGATGGTTTAGTCGGACCACTTACTATTGGTGCTTTACCCCCATTAGCCGTTGGTGGCGGAAACGAACGACCTTCTCAACCTTCTCAACCTTCTCAACCTTCTCAACTTTCCCTTCTGCGTGCGGGTACCCAAGGAACGATGGTGGCAGAAGTACAACGCAATTTGCAAAGTTTAGGTTATTTTCGCGGTCAGATTAGTGGTAACTTCGACATAGATACCGAAGAAGCTGTCACGAGATTTCAGCAAGATCGAGGTTTGCGTCCGGATGGTGTTGTTGGGAATAATACTTTCCAGGCTTTACGAAATCCTTTTCCTCAAACTAAGGTACAAGAGTTACAGACTCGGCTTAAAACTGCGGGTTTTTATCAAGGTCAAATTGATGGACTTTGGGGACCGCAAACTCAGCA
- a CDS encoding SH3 domain-containing protein translates to MNAIIKGLSSLLQLFLGVIIGILLLGATAGGVGYYFLTKLSAPPAKPVFAEEKANKTTAANPADSATETEKEAQPKKEKLPPGAYQARVTWPQGLSLRDTPSEDANRIGGIAFNKEIIILEESDDQNWQKVRIPDTDEEGWVKGGNVEKI, encoded by the coding sequence ATGAACGCAATAATTAAGGGTTTATCAAGTTTATTACAATTGTTCCTCGGCGTTATTATTGGCATTCTCCTGCTCGGAGCAACTGCGGGTGGTGTAGGTTATTACTTTTTGACTAAATTATCTGCTCCCCCAGCTAAACCTGTCTTTGCTGAAGAAAAGGCGAACAAAACAACTGCGGCTAATCCTGCTGACTCAGCTACCGAGACAGAAAAAGAAGCACAACCAAAAAAAGAAAAACTACCACCAGGAGCTTATCAAGCTAGGGTAACTTGGCCCCAAGGATTAAGCTTGCGCGATACACCTTCAGAAGATGCTAACCGTATCGGCGGTATCGCTTTTAATAAAGAAATTATTATCCTCGAAGAAAGTGACGATCAAAATTGGCAAAAAGTCCGCATTCCCGATACTGATGAAGAAGGTTGGGTGAAGGGAGGAAATGTAGAAAAAATTTAG
- a CDS encoding AAA family ATPase has protein sequence MSFYEEFELLLRACYPLIYIPTPEEERVEAAIAQSAKALGNRAVYIWDFVDGYQDNPNNAGFGKRNPLQALEFVEKIPANSAGVFVLRDFHRFLEDISISRKLRNLARSLKSQAKNIAIVSPTLAIPPELTEVLTVLDFPLPTAGEIKAEVERLLSATQHSLPEKILAELVRSAQGLSLERIRRVLTRAIAARGELQPEDVELVLEEKRQSIRQTQILDFYPTTEQISDIGGLDNLKDWLLRRGGAFSDRARAYGLPHPRGLLLVGIQGTGKSLTAKAIAHHWHLPLLRLDVGRLFGGLVGESESRTRQMISLAEALAPCILWIDEIDKAFSGVESKGDAGTTSRVFGTFINWLAEKKSPVFVVATANNIQALPPEMLRKGRFDEIFFVGLPSQEERQEIFAVHLTRLRPHNLKSYDLERLAYETPDFSGAEIEQTLIEAMHIGFSQNRDFTTDDILEAASQIVPLARTAQEQIQFLQNWAAAGKARLASRDSVLSDRIQRQLQ, from the coding sequence ATGAGCTTCTACGAAGAGTTTGAACTACTTCTGCGTGCTTGCTATCCTTTGATTTATATTCCGACTCCCGAAGAAGAACGAGTCGAAGCAGCGATCGCGCAATCTGCCAAAGCTTTGGGTAATCGAGCCGTGTATATTTGGGATTTTGTTGATGGCTATCAAGATAACCCCAATAATGCTGGCTTTGGTAAGCGCAATCCTTTGCAAGCACTAGAATTTGTCGAAAAAATCCCGGCGAATTCGGCGGGAGTGTTTGTCTTGCGAGATTTTCATCGTTTTTTAGAAGATATTTCGATTTCTCGCAAACTCCGCAATTTGGCTCGGAGTTTAAAGTCTCAGGCGAAAAATATTGCGATCGTCTCACCAACACTGGCTATTCCCCCGGAGTTGACAGAAGTGCTGACAGTGTTGGATTTTCCCTTACCTACAGCCGGAGAAATTAAAGCGGAAGTTGAGCGTTTGCTTAGTGCGACTCAGCACTCACTTCCAGAGAAAATTTTAGCTGAATTAGTTCGCTCTGCTCAAGGGCTTTCTTTAGAGCGAATTCGGCGAGTTTTGACAAGAGCGATCGCCGCACGTGGGGAATTACAACCTGAAGATGTAGAATTAGTTCTTGAAGAAAAACGTCAATCAATTCGCCAAACCCAAATTCTCGATTTTTATCCCACAACTGAGCAAATTTCCGATATTGGCGGCTTAGATAACTTAAAAGATTGGCTCTTGCGGCGAGGTGGTGCTTTTAGCGATCGCGCTCGTGCTTATGGTTTACCTCATCCTAGAGGTTTACTCTTAGTAGGTATTCAGGGAACCGGAAAATCCCTTACCGCAAAAGCGATCGCCCACCATTGGCATTTACCTTTACTACGCTTGGATGTCGGGAGACTCTTTGGGGGACTCGTCGGTGAATCTGAATCGCGTACTCGCCAAATGATTAGTTTAGCCGAAGCCTTAGCTCCCTGTATTCTCTGGATTGATGAAATTGACAAAGCTTTTTCGGGAGTAGAAAGTAAGGGCGATGCTGGAACTACTTCCAGAGTCTTTGGTACATTTATTAATTGGCTCGCCGAAAAAAAATCTCCGGTATTTGTCGTCGCCACAGCGAATAATATTCAAGCTTTGCCTCCGGAAATGCTCCGCAAAGGCAGGTTTGACGAAATTTTCTTCGTAGGTTTGCCCTCCCAAGAAGAACGTCAAGAAATTTTTGCGGTACACTTAACTCGACTGCGCCCCCATAACTTGAAAAGTTACGATCTAGAGCGCCTTGCTTACGAAACTCCTGACTTTTCCGGTGCAGAAATTGAACAAACACTGATCGAAGCAATGCACATCGGTTTTAGCCAAAACCGAGACTTTACCACCGATGATATTTTAGAAGCCGCTAGCCAAATTGTCCCCCTCGCCCGCACAGCACAAGAACAAATTCAATTTTTGCAAAATTGGGCAGCCGCAGGTAAAGCACGTCTTGCTTCGAGAGACAGCGTGTTAAGCGATCGCATTCAACGTCAACTTCAGTAA
- a CDS encoding YceD family protein, with protein MSAIYIPQLLKAPEKTEVIQVQEFIPGLETLTPVRGTVVVTHRGTYLEVAGKAETIVTLTCDRTLRQYNHRLVVDTTELIWLDENANSTENLPLEREVKSEDLSESLSPQGYFQVQEWLYEQLCLALPLRQLSDEEGEVLNYQEESQIDRRWAALEALKKQLS; from the coding sequence ATGTCAGCCATTTATATTCCTCAACTACTGAAAGCACCAGAAAAAACAGAGGTGATTCAGGTTCAGGAATTTATTCCCGGTTTGGAAACGCTTACACCTGTGCGAGGAACTGTTGTGGTTACTCATCGAGGTACTTATTTGGAAGTAGCTGGGAAAGCAGAAACGATCGTTACTTTGACTTGCGATCGCACTTTGCGACAATACAATCATCGCTTGGTTGTGGATACAACTGAGTTGATTTGGTTAGATGAAAATGCTAATTCTACAGAAAATTTGCCTCTGGAAAGAGAAGTAAAATCAGAAGATTTATCGGAAAGTTTGTCTCCTCAAGGTTATTTTCAAGTTCAGGAGTGGTTATACGAACAATTGTGTCTGGCTTTGCCTTTACGTCAGTTGTCTGATGAAGAAGGTGAAGTGCTCAACTACCAAGAAGAATCACAAATCGATCGCCGTTGGGCGGCTTTGGAAGCGCTGAAAAAACAGCTTTCCTAG
- a CDS encoding Jag family protein encodes MDRIEQGLLWLEELLALMNLPAKVKASERTGWGESTSGWLTIDETDLTPEQIAIAIGSQGETIDAMQYLANTLLNIGLEREEQKAFTIELDGYRLQREAELKARVEIVAQKVRETGKEAEISSLSAAERRQVHHFFKSVEDLSTYSRGQEPDRRLVVRLRE; translated from the coding sequence ATGGATCGAATCGAGCAAGGCCTTTTATGGTTGGAAGAACTACTAGCTTTGATGAATTTACCTGCTAAAGTAAAAGCATCAGAGCGAACGGGTTGGGGCGAATCAACATCAGGTTGGTTGACTATTGACGAAACTGACCTTACCCCAGAACAAATTGCGATCGCGATTGGCTCGCAAGGGGAAACGATTGATGCTATGCAATATCTGGCTAATACCTTACTGAATATCGGTCTCGAACGAGAAGAGCAAAAGGCGTTTACAATTGAACTCGATGGCTATCGCCTCCAACGGGAAGCAGAATTAAAGGCAAGAGTGGAAATTGTTGCCCAAAAAGTTCGAGAAACAGGTAAAGAAGCAGAAATTTCCTCTTTATCGGCGGCGGAACGCCGTCAAGTACATCACTTTTTTAAGTCGGTTGAAGATTTGTCCACTTACAGTCGGGGTCAGGAACCCGATCGCCGTTTGGTGGTACGCTTGCGTGAGTAA
- the yidC gene encoding membrane protein insertase YidC — MDFGIGFLTNNVMLPILDFFYGIVPSYGFAIIALTLVIRFAVFPLSANQIRNMRKMRIAQPLMKERQEEIQKRYKDNPEKQREEMGKLMQEFGNPLAGCLPLLLQMPILFALFATLRGSPFADVNYNVNLQIFPQEQIERLAPQTYTTKPQNIYINDGIHYPITAVLPAGNKLVVGEKTEVEFQTSEGKELNKLVAEKGKGNLQPRWKVTKGEERLQINEDGTIVALEPGDATIQLTVPGIAANEGFLFIQALGRIGATGEDGKIHWDILGMVMFFGVSLYINQLLSGQQGGGGNAQQQQTVNKLMPILLSGMFLFFPLPAGVLMYIVIANVFQTLQTFILMREPLPENLQKLVEAQEKAEQGEREALPFERKRSKKKEKTSG, encoded by the coding sequence ATGGATTTTGGTATCGGGTTTCTCACCAATAATGTCATGCTACCAATCCTGGATTTTTTCTACGGGATTGTGCCTAGTTATGGCTTTGCGATTATTGCCTTAACACTGGTAATTCGCTTTGCTGTGTTTCCCCTCAGTGCGAATCAAATTCGCAATATGAGGAAAATGCGGATCGCACAACCGCTCATGAAGGAGCGGCAAGAAGAAATACAAAAACGCTACAAGGATAATCCAGAAAAACAGCGCGAGGAAATGGGCAAACTCATGCAAGAGTTTGGTAATCCTCTGGCGGGTTGTTTGCCCCTGCTGTTGCAAATGCCGATTTTGTTTGCTTTATTTGCGACTTTGCGGGGATCGCCCTTTGCTGATGTTAACTACAATGTAAACTTACAAATCTTTCCTCAAGAGCAAATCGAGCGTCTTGCTCCCCAAACCTATACGACTAAACCGCAAAATATTTACATCAATGATGGGATTCATTACCCCATTACTGCTGTTTTACCTGCGGGAAATAAATTAGTTGTTGGGGAGAAAACAGAAGTTGAGTTTCAAACTTCCGAAGGGAAAGAACTTAACAAGTTAGTTGCTGAAAAAGGTAAAGGCAATCTCCAACCGAGATGGAAAGTCACTAAAGGAGAAGAACGCCTCCAGATTAACGAAGATGGAACAATTGTGGCTCTCGAACCGGGAGATGCAACGATTCAGTTGACAGTTCCCGGAATTGCAGCTAATGAAGGATTCCTCTTTATTCAAGCTCTCGGCAGAATTGGGGCTACCGGAGAAGATGGCAAAATCCATTGGGATATTCTTGGGATGGTCATGTTCTTCGGAGTTAGTTTATACATTAACCAGTTACTTTCTGGGCAACAAGGAGGAGGCGGTAACGCTCAACAGCAGCAGACAGTTAATAAACTAATGCCGATTTTGCTATCGGGTATGTTTCTCTTCTTTCCCTTACCTGCTGGGGTGTTGATGTACATCGTCATTGCTAATGTTTTCCAAACTCTCCAGACGTTTATTTTGATGCGCGAACCATTGCCAGAAAATCTGCAAAAATTGGTGGAAGCGCAAGAAAAAGCAGAACAGGGAGAACGGGAAGCACTTCCTTTTGAACGGAAACGTTCTAAGAAAAAAGAGAAAACTTCAGGTTAG
- a CDS encoding PH domain-containing protein → MGIKEETFYEGGPHIGDLIINILLGFTVICLPLTVGAVVRALWLRYRITNRRISITGGWMGRDRTDIVYAEIVKVAKIARGIGLWGDIVVTLKDKSRLEIRAVPRHREIYEYIAEKAAAKTGKSLESIKV, encoded by the coding sequence ATGGGCATAAAGGAAGAAACCTTTTATGAAGGCGGTCCCCACATCGGAGATTTGATTATTAATATTTTGTTGGGATTTACAGTAATCTGTTTACCGCTCACTGTAGGGGCAGTAGTGCGGGCGTTGTGGTTGCGCTATCGCATCACCAACCGTCGGATTTCGATTACCGGGGGTTGGATGGGACGCGATCGCACCGATATTGTCTATGCGGAAATCGTCAAAGTAGCTAAAATCGCACGCGGAATTGGACTTTGGGGCGATATCGTTGTTACCCTCAAAGATAAAAGTCGCCTAGAAATACGAGCAGTTCCCAGACACAGAGAAATTTATGAATACATTGCCGAAAAAGCAGCAGCGAAAACAGGTAAATCCCTCGAATCAATTAAAGTTTAG
- the rnpA gene encoding ribonuclease P protein component — protein MALPFANRLRHRRDFQAVYQQGIRRSGRYLKLRALYSDSETQPARIGISISQKVSKKAVVRNRIKRQIRAACQVLLPQISAGWKIVIVVRSGAQECKYEHFLRELEKLLVQAEVLDGHKGRNLL, from the coding sequence GTGGCATTGCCTTTCGCCAATAGACTCCGACATCGGCGAGATTTCCAAGCAGTTTATCAGCAAGGAATTCGCCGTTCGGGGCGCTATTTGAAATTGCGGGCGTTGTACTCAGATAGCGAAACTCAACCTGCCCGCATCGGCATCTCCATCAGCCAAAAAGTTAGTAAAAAAGCAGTAGTACGCAATCGCATCAAGCGCCAAATTAGGGCAGCTTGCCAAGTCTTGTTACCTCAAATCTCAGCAGGATGGAAAATAGTAATCGTGGTGCGATCGGGAGCGCAAGAGTGCAAATATGAACATTTTTTGCGAGAATTAGAGAAGTTGTTGGTACAAGCCGAGGTATTAGATGGGCATAAAGGAAGAAACCTTTTATGA
- the rpmH gene encoding 50S ribosomal protein L34, producing the protein MTKRTLAGTTRRQKRKSGFRARMRTKDGRRVINARRKKGRQRLSV; encoded by the coding sequence GTGACTAAGCGGACCTTAGCAGGTACAACTCGCAGACAAAAAAGGAAATCTGGCTTTCGCGCGAGAATGCGTACCAAAGACGGTCGTCGTGTGATTAACGCCAGAAGAAAAAAAGGAAGGCAACGTTTGAGTGTCTAA
- a CDS encoding DUF2808 domain-containing protein encodes MFSTKTPLPRFLSTLIATGCLVTGASSIALAQSNPGLTIFSGVENRSDILNYYLDFGGRPNGWDRYRLRIPAKKLELGVAQFTINYPDYYDGKFDTDDIEVRVKGDPVPLSEIVWDKDNHRIHLYLDEPIEARTQVELVFSNVKNPPFGGTYYFHALAQAPGDIPLPRYLGTWILSIGRN; translated from the coding sequence ATGTTCTCGACCAAGACACCTTTACCACGTTTTCTTTCTACTTTAATCGCAACTGGTTGTTTAGTTACCGGCGCGAGCAGTATCGCTCTTGCTCAGAGCAACCCTGGTTTAACAATCTTTAGTGGTGTAGAAAATCGCTCTGATATTCTCAACTACTACTTAGATTTTGGCGGACGACCGAATGGTTGGGATCGCTATCGGCTGCGGATTCCGGCTAAAAAGTTAGAGTTAGGTGTAGCTCAGTTTACAATTAATTATCCAGATTACTACGACGGTAAGTTTGACACCGATGATATTGAAGTGCGGGTGAAAGGCGATCCCGTTCCTTTGTCAGAAATCGTTTGGGATAAAGACAATCATCGAATTCATCTTTATCTGGATGAGCCGATTGAAGCACGTACTCAGGTAGAGTTAGTCTTTTCTAACGTGAAAAATCCACCTTTTGGCGGTACTTACTATTTTCACGCTTTAGCTCAAGCACCGGGAGACATACCTTTACCTCGTTATTTAGGGACGTGGATTTTAAGTATTGGCAGAAATTAA
- a CDS encoding Re/Si-specific NAD(P)(+) transhydrogenase subunit alpha, whose protein sequence is MKIAIAKEIEVGERRVALIPDTVAKLVKQGWEILVESGAGEGSFFADEAYEAAGAKIVADTGTLWYEADVLLKVGVPKEQEIERLREGANLISLLNPLGKPELAEKLAHRKVTAFGMELIPRTSRAQSMDALSSQAGVAGYKAVLLAAAALPKFFPMLTTAAGTIRPAKVFVIGAGVAGLQAIATARRLGAVVEAFDIRPAVKEEVQSLGAKFVEVTLDEDTVADGGYAKEVSEDSKKRSQELIADRVAVSDVVITTAQVPGKKAPVLVTDAMISQMQPGAVIVDLAGEQGGNCEGTEAGKDIQRHGVTIIGPINLPSSMPVHASQMYSKNISTFLQYMLKDGELKLDFEDDIIASTCITYAGEIRNQRVKDALGVRV, encoded by the coding sequence ATGAAAATAGCGATCGCTAAAGAAATTGAAGTCGGCGAACGTCGAGTTGCTTTGATCCCGGATACTGTCGCCAAGTTAGTCAAGCAAGGCTGGGAAATTTTAGTTGAGTCTGGCGCTGGCGAAGGGTCTTTTTTTGCTGATGAGGCTTATGAAGCTGCTGGTGCTAAAATTGTTGCCGATACAGGGACTCTTTGGTACGAGGCAGATGTTTTACTCAAAGTTGGTGTCCCGAAAGAGCAGGAAATCGAACGATTACGTGAAGGTGCTAATCTGATCTCTTTGCTCAATCCTCTGGGTAAGCCAGAATTAGCGGAAAAATTAGCTCACAGAAAAGTAACGGCTTTCGGGATGGAGTTGATCCCGCGTACCAGTCGCGCTCAAAGTATGGATGCGCTGTCTTCTCAAGCTGGAGTTGCTGGTTATAAAGCGGTGTTACTGGCTGCTGCTGCTTTACCGAAATTTTTCCCGATGCTGACAACCGCAGCCGGAACAATTCGCCCTGCGAAAGTGTTTGTGATTGGTGCAGGGGTAGCTGGTTTACAGGCGATCGCGACTGCGCGTCGTTTGGGTGCAGTGGTGGAAGCTTTTGATATTCGTCCTGCGGTGAAGGAAGAGGTTCAAAGTCTCGGTGCTAAGTTTGTTGAGGTAACACTCGATGAAGATACGGTGGCTGATGGTGGTTATGCAAAGGAAGTTTCTGAGGATTCTAAAAAACGTTCTCAGGAATTAATCGCCGATCGCGTAGCTGTTTCTGATGTCGTGATTACTACGGCTCAAGTTCCTGGGAAAAAGGCTCCTGTGTTGGTTACTGATGCAATGATTTCACAAATGCAACCAGGGGCGGTAATTGTTGATTTGGCTGGCGAACAAGGTGGTAACTGCGAAGGAACCGAGGCTGGTAAGGATATCCAGCGTCACGGGGTGACGATTATTGGACCGATTAATTTACCATCTTCAATGCCCGTACACGCTAGTCAGATGTACTCGAAAAATATCTCGACTTTCTTGCAATATATGCTGAAAGATGGCGAGTTAAAGTTGGATTTTGAAGATGATATTATTGCTAGCACTTGCATTACTTATGCTGGCGAAATTCGCAATCAACGAGTTAAAGATGCTCTCGGTGTTCGAGTCTAA
- a CDS encoding NAD(P) transhydrogenase subunit alpha, producing the protein MAAIVASLFVFVLASFVGFEVINKVPPTLHTPLMSGANAISGIAVIGALLISSSTESQLTTILGLVAVVLATINVVGGFLVTDRMLQMFKKKEAKPS; encoded by the coding sequence ATGGCAGCAATAGTAGCAAGTTTGTTTGTGTTTGTTTTAGCTTCTTTTGTGGGTTTTGAAGTCATTAATAAAGTACCACCAACGCTTCATACTCCTTTGATGTCCGGCGCAAATGCTATTTCTGGGATTGCGGTAATTGGTGCTTTGCTGATTTCTAGTTCTACGGAGTCCCAATTAACAACAATTTTAGGTTTAGTTGCTGTGGTACTAGCCACAATTAACGTTGTGGGTGGGTTCCTCGTCACCGATCGAATGTTGCAAATGTTCAAGAAAAAGGAAGCCAAACCTTCTTAA
- a CDS encoding NAD(P)(+) transhydrogenase (Re/Si-specific) subunit beta encodes MSEFLLTGIQLSYLVAASLFIFGLKKLGSPATARNGNLLAAIGMLIAVVATLLDRQVLNYQMILLGIAIGSAIGAIAARAVAMTAMPQMVGFLNGLGGAASALVAIGEFWRLLQSGQGVPLDATVTVILGILIGGVTLTGSLIAVGKLQGIIDGKPIQFPLQQLVNALLLIGFVVLSGYLFVEPGNQLVFLGAIAVSAILGVLFVLPIGGGDMPVVISLLNSFSGLAASAAGFVVMNNMLIIAGALVGASGLILTDIMCKGMNRTLTNVIFGAFGGGSTTGGAGGGSGTATDQVVRTVGAEEAAMMLGYARNVVIVPGYGMAVAQAQHAVKELSDQLEKLGVEVKYAIHPVAGRMPGHMNVLLAEANVPYPQLYDMDDINPQFEQTDVALVIGANDVVNPSARHDSASPIYGMPILEVDKAKNAIVIKRGMGAGFSGVQNELFFKDKTMMLFGSAKDAVAQLASEVKQL; translated from the coding sequence ATGAGCGAATTTTTGCTAACTGGAATTCAACTAAGCTATTTAGTTGCCGCATCTTTATTCATTTTCGGACTGAAAAAATTAGGTTCGCCAGCAACCGCCCGTAATGGTAACTTACTCGCAGCGATTGGGATGCTAATTGCTGTCGTGGCTACCCTACTCGATCGCCAGGTACTCAACTACCAAATGATTTTACTCGGTATTGCGATCGGTTCGGCGATCGGCGCGATCGCTGCACGCGCAGTCGCAATGACGGCAATGCCGCAAATGGTTGGTTTTCTCAATGGTTTGGGTGGCGCTGCTTCAGCCCTAGTCGCTATTGGCGAGTTTTGGCGCTTGTTACAGTCGGGGCAAGGTGTTCCCCTCGATGCTACTGTTACTGTAATCCTCGGTATCTTAATCGGTGGTGTAACCCTTACTGGTAGCTTGATTGCTGTCGGTAAGTTACAAGGAATTATCGACGGTAAACCAATTCAATTTCCCTTGCAACAACTGGTTAATGCTTTACTTTTAATCGGTTTTGTGGTATTGAGCGGTTATTTGTTCGTCGAACCAGGGAATCAATTAGTCTTCTTGGGCGCGATCGCCGTTTCCGCCATCTTAGGAGTCTTATTCGTCCTGCCCATTGGCGGTGGCGATATGCCAGTTGTCATCTCCCTGCTCAACTCCTTCTCCGGATTAGCAGCAAGCGCGGCTGGCTTCGTCGTCATGAACAATATGCTCATCATTGCAGGAGCATTAGTCGGCGCATCCGGTTTAATTCTCACCGACATCATGTGTAAAGGCATGAACCGCACCTTGACAAATGTCATCTTTGGTGCATTCGGAGGCGGTAGCACAACTGGCGGCGCAGGTGGTGGTAGCGGAACAGCAACCGACCAAGTTGTTCGTACCGTCGGCGCAGAAGAAGCCGCCATGATGCTCGGTTACGCTCGTAACGTCGTCATCGTCCCCGGTTACGGTATGGCTGTAGCCCAGGCACAACACGCCGTCAAAGAACTCTCAGACCAATTAGAGAAGCTCGGCGTAGAAGTTAAATACGCCATCCACCCCGTAGCCGGACGGATGCCAGGACACATGAACGTCCTACTCGCCGAAGCAAACGTACCCTATCCCCAGTTATACGACATGGACGACATCAACCCTCAATTCGAGCAAACCGATGTCGCCCTAGTAATTGGAGCCAACGACGTAGTAAACCCCTCCGCCCGTCACGACTCAGCCAGCCCCATTTACGGGATGCCCATCCTCGAAGTAGACAAAGCCAAAAACGCGATCGTCATCAAACGCGGCATGGGCGCAGGCTTCTCCGGCGTACAAAACGAACTCTTCTTCAAAGACAAAACCATGATGCTCTTCGGCAGCGCCAAAGACGCAGTAGCACAACTTGCCTCCGAAGTCAAGCAATTGTAA